One segment of Capnocytophaga sp. oral taxon 878 DNA contains the following:
- a CDS encoding efflux RND transporter periplasmic adaptor subunit — MNRIFLVALGAIGLVACNNGQGQKQEAKKPASYPVIVVDEQNTVSDLSYPVNIEGVVNSQVQAKISGYITKVLVDEGQVVTQGQPLFQLETQTLNQSAASAKAAVDAAKVEVDKLVPLVEKNIVSGVQLATAKANLQRAQAAYNEVASNIGFAVVKAPVSGVVGAIAYREGALVTANNTVLTTVSDVKDVYAYFSMNEKEYLDFLADTEGKTTAEKLKNLPEVSLVLANGKEYAEKGKIQAVTGQIDAATGSIQFRATFPNPNKVLTNGNSGRIKIPQHFKNSLVIPEVATFEQQGKVFVYRLAEKDTLKQTVITVKNRADNYVVVENGLKKGDTILVEGLNKVHSGVVIKPESVSMESVVKKIQPIF, encoded by the coding sequence ATGAATAGAATCTTTTTAGTAGCATTAGGGGCTATCGGGTTGGTAGCTTGTAATAATGGGCAGGGGCAAAAGCAGGAAGCGAAAAAGCCTGCTTCGTATCCGGTAATTGTGGTAGATGAGCAAAATACGGTATCGGACTTATCATACCCTGTGAATATAGAGGGTGTGGTGAATAGCCAAGTGCAGGCTAAGATATCGGGTTATATTACCAAAGTATTGGTGGATGAGGGGCAGGTGGTTACGCAAGGACAGCCGCTTTTTCAGTTAGAGACGCAGACTTTGAACCAGTCGGCAGCATCGGCAAAGGCGGCGGTAGATGCAGCTAAGGTGGAAGTGGATAAGCTGGTGCCTTTGGTAGAGAAGAATATTGTGAGTGGTGTGCAACTGGCTACGGCTAAGGCGAACTTACAGCGTGCGCAAGCGGCTTATAATGAGGTAGCGAGCAATATAGGTTTTGCGGTGGTGAAGGCTCCGGTGAGTGGGGTAGTAGGCGCTATAGCTTATAGGGAAGGAGCTTTGGTAACGGCTAACAATACGGTGCTTACAACGGTATCGGATGTGAAGGATGTGTATGCTTACTTCTCGATGAATGAGAAGGAGTACCTTGATTTTTTGGCGGATACTGAGGGTAAGACTACTGCTGAGAAGTTGAAGAATTTGCCTGAGGTATCATTGGTATTGGCTAATGGTAAAGAGTATGCTGAAAAAGGCAAGATACAGGCTGTAACAGGGCAGATAGATGCTGCTACGGGTAGTATTCAGTTCAGGGCTACTTTTCCTAATCCTAATAAAGTGCTTACCAATGGGAATAGTGGTAGGATAAAGATACCACAGCACTTTAAAAACTCACTTGTGATACCAGAAGTGGCTACCTTTGAGCAACAAGGGAAGGTTTTTGTGTATAGATTGGCAGAAAAGGATACTTTGAAGCAAACAGTGATTACCGTTAAGAACCGCGCTGATAACTATGTGGTGGTAGAAAACGGTTTGAAAAAAGGAGATACTATTTTGGTAGAAGGACTAAACAAAGTACATAGCGGGGTAGTTATTAAGCCAGAGAGCGTATCAATGGAAAGTGTGGTGAAGAAGATACAACCTATATTTTAG
- a CDS encoding zeta toxin family protein, whose protein sequence is MSKQLYIIAGCNGAGKTTASFTILPEVLDCKEFINADEIAKGLSPFQPESVAMQAGRIMLARMDELLQKGETFAFETTLATKSYKQKIEWAQANGYEVTLLFFWLDSPNMAKKRVAQRVSEGGHSIPSQTIERRYHNGIANLFAIYMDMVDICYIFDNSEGERTPIAKKYKGGKEIIYNTDLYNQMKNSYEKERS, encoded by the coding sequence ATGAGCAAACAACTTTATATCATAGCAGGTTGTAATGGCGCGGGAAAAACCACCGCTTCCTTTACCATTTTGCCCGAAGTACTCGACTGCAAAGAGTTTATCAATGCCGACGAGATCGCCAAGGGGTTATCGCCTTTCCAGCCCGAAAGTGTAGCTATGCAAGCCGGTAGAATAATGCTCGCTCGTATGGATGAACTATTGCAAAAAGGCGAAACTTTTGCCTTTGAAACTACTTTGGCTACTAAAAGCTATAAGCAAAAAATAGAATGGGCGCAAGCCAATGGCTATGAGGTTACCCTGTTGTTCTTTTGGTTGGACTCGCCCAATATGGCTAAAAAGCGGGTCGCTCAGCGCGTTTCCGAAGGAGGACATAGCATTCCCTCTCAAACCATTGAAAGAAGGTATCATAACGGGATTGCTAATCTCTTTGCTATCTATATGGATATGGTAGATATTTGTTATATATTTGATAATTCAGAGGGAGAACGTACTCCTATTGCAAAGAAATACAAAGGAGGGAAAGAAATAATTTATAATACAGACCTCTATAATCAAATGAAAAACAGCTATGAAAAAGAAAGAAGTTAA
- a CDS encoding carboxypeptidase-like regulatory domain-containing protein: MKKILILILSSVFGLVQAQKVNGELVDAFTDEKVPYANIYCKEQATIGSTADGDGKFGFRVPEKYNEKEFVFSAIGYRDTIIRLKSEDKNLKIRLTPIMYELDETTVTANVTYEKIQYGSVEYPIQVNKKGKTTGEFLEKKTPFGFLVKASSRSVLRKFSYFIADEGKLGSTFVMKIVGFDKSRKFKQGYMNKFTDSHSYDVSHKPIVFTAEKRGWNTIELPKDDWIILPKGISLCVIYQLDKGNDLVWENDSKTYNFYGSVIANYDVPFSRTKLKNCRVRYGSPYDFFSYEIASPSPAVILECDKLK; encoded by the coding sequence ATGAAAAAGATTTTAATTTTAATCCTGAGTAGTGTTTTTGGCTTGGTACAAGCCCAAAAAGTGAATGGTGAGTTGGTAGATGCTTTTACCGATGAAAAGGTGCCTTATGCTAATATTTATTGTAAAGAGCAGGCTACTATAGGTAGTACTGCTGATGGTGATGGTAAGTTTGGCTTTCGTGTTCCTGAAAAATACAATGAAAAGGAGTTTGTATTTTCGGCTATAGGCTATCGGGATACGATTATACGCCTTAAGAGTGAAGATAAGAACTTGAAAATAAGGCTTACCCCTATAATGTATGAGCTGGATGAAACTACTGTAACGGCTAATGTTACTTACGAGAAAATACAGTACGGCTCGGTAGAATACCCTATACAGGTGAATAAAAAAGGAAAAACAACAGGTGAGTTTTTAGAGAAGAAAACGCCTTTTGGTTTTTTGGTGAAAGCGAGTTCGAGATCGGTATTGCGGAAGTTTAGTTATTTTATAGCTGATGAAGGAAAGCTGGGCAGTACCTTTGTGATGAAAATAGTGGGTTTTGATAAGAGTAGGAAGTTTAAGCAAGGGTATATGAATAAATTTACGGACTCGCATTCATACGATGTGAGCCATAAACCTATTGTATTTACTGCTGAAAAGAGGGGTTGGAACACGATTGAATTACCTAAAGATGATTGGATTATATTGCCTAAGGGTATTTCATTATGTGTTATCTACCAATTGGATAAAGGTAATGACTTGGTGTGGGAGAATGATAGCAAAACTTATAACTTTTACGGCTCGGTAATTGCGAATTATGATGTGCCTTTTTCACGTACTAAATTGAAAAACTGTAGAGTGAGGTATGGTAGTCCTTATGATTTTTTTTCGTATGAAATAGCGAGTCCTTCGCCTGCTGTTATTTTGGAATGTGATAAGCTGAAGTAG
- a CDS encoding NAD(P)H-dependent oxidoreductase: MKTLIIVTHPHIEDSLINKRWIEELEKYPEQYTIHQLYKAYPDEHIDVRKEQQLIEQYDHIVFQFPLYWFSMPPLLKKWQDEVLTYGWAYGSKSGYKVGGKKVTLAISAGIDEREYAHNEKYKYTLKELLRPFELTFEYIHADYRPFFAYYGIELNSTTEWIERSVPLYKQFLEEFAKQ, translated from the coding sequence ATGAAAACACTCATTATAGTAACACACCCTCATATAGAGGATTCTCTCATCAACAAACGTTGGATTGAGGAGCTCGAGAAATACCCAGAGCAATATACCATACATCAGTTGTACAAAGCATATCCCGACGAACATATCGACGTTAGGAAGGAACAACAACTGATAGAGCAGTACGACCACATTGTATTTCAGTTTCCGCTCTATTGGTTTAGTATGCCCCCATTGTTAAAGAAATGGCAAGACGAAGTCCTTACCTACGGTTGGGCTTACGGAAGCAAAAGCGGTTATAAAGTAGGTGGCAAAAAGGTAACGCTTGCCATTTCGGCAGGTATTGATGAGCGTGAATATGCGCATAACGAAAAATATAAATACACCCTTAAGGAATTGTTACGCCCTTTTGAACTCACGTTTGAATACATTCACGCCGATTATCGTCCGTTTTTTGCCTATTACGGCATCGAGCTGAACAGTACAACCGAATGGATTGAGAGAAGTGTACCGCTGTACAAGCAGTTTTTAGAGGAATTTGCCAAACAATAG
- a CDS encoding carboxypeptidase-like regulatory domain-containing protein, translated as MTRITIFLFFFTFSAMAQITITGKVTDYQDRPYVDFPVTNGRDTVRTDSKGRYKIEAKLWDVIYFYRLEKKSQTYYDGIPYYVLKETPHQSYDAFVGFSSIHECRKGARNPDILFVLDGVPIKAKDKESFKERLRNGEFYQYVLKEDAFFSDRIRDYYAYILYVYTQDYYNEHIKDKEKSTNN; from the coding sequence ATGACACGAATTACTATATTTCTATTCTTTTTTACCTTTTCGGCTATGGCACAAATTACTATAACAGGTAAGGTTACTGACTATCAAGACAGACCTTATGTTGATTTTCCGGTTACCAATGGAAGAGATACAGTGCGAACTGATAGCAAAGGAAGATATAAAATAGAAGCTAAACTATGGGATGTTATTTATTTTTATAGATTGGAGAAGAAATCTCAAACTTATTATGATGGAATTCCATACTATGTACTAAAAGAAACGCCTCATCAGAGTTATGATGCTTTTGTAGGTTTTAGTTCTATACATGAGTGTAGAAAAGGGGCACGAAATCCAGATATACTTTTTGTACTTGATGGAGTGCCTATTAAAGCAAAGGATAAAGAATCTTTTAAGGAAAGGCTAAGAAACGGGGAGTTTTACCAATATGTACTAAAGGAAGATGCTTTTTTTTCGGATAGAATTAGGGACTATTACGCTTATATTCTATATGTTTACACTCAAGATTACTATAACGAGCATATCAAAGATAAAGAGAAAAGTACTAATAACTAA
- a CDS encoding bacteriocin immunity protein: MTREELIQLGNQIIEETDDDRQEELMERFDRNVPHPEGSSLFFYPENYNARTMDISSYDPTVEEVVDKCLAYQPII; the protein is encoded by the coding sequence ATGACCCGAGAAGAACTCATACAATTAGGGAACCAAATCATAGAAGAAACCGATGACGATCGCCAAGAGGAGCTAATGGAGCGCTTCGATCGCAATGTACCTCACCCCGAGGGCAGTTCATTATTCTTCTATCCGGAAAACTACAACGCCCGCACTATGGATATTTCCTCCTACGACCCCACCGTCGAGGAAGTAGTAGACAAATGCTTGGCGTATCAACCGATTATCTAA
- a CDS encoding SMI1/KNR4 family protein, with translation MKIPEKYFALVKKYSNSDDSWVADKDQFGNPIETELNIFYKTEKQIIKHSKELVEDFPTEEAEEYADTERINEYDLGYITDFSKIFIFGVDGADCQFCMDFSVGEQPRIIFWDDAELTWRVIANTIEDFFALFHKE, from the coding sequence ATGAAAATTCCAGAAAAGTATTTTGCATTAGTTAAAAAGTATAGCAACTCCGATGATAGTTGGGTAGCTGACAAAGATCAGTTTGGAAATCCAATAGAAACTGAACTAAACATATTCTACAAAACTGAAAAACAAATAATAAAACACAGTAAAGAACTTGTGGAAGACTTCCCCACTGAAGAGGCTGAAGAATATGCCGACACAGAGCGTATTAATGAATACGATTTAGGGTATATTACCGATTTTTCTAAGATATTCATATTTGGGGTAGATGGTGCAGACTGTCAGTTTTGTATGGATTTTAGTGTAGGAGAGCAACCTCGTATTATCTTCTGGGATGATGCGGAGCTTACTTGGCGGGTGATTGCCAATACTATTGAAGATTTCTTTGCTCTTTTTCATAAAGAATAA
- a CDS encoding carboxypeptidase-like regulatory domain-containing protein, giving the protein MTRLAIFIFFFTLSAMAQDAKDSIEDSNAISEIAIAFRACHSIVKNTPPLIMLDDESVSDNNKFLDEWENRADEIETIYILRNDIITALYGSRAINGLIYVITKAAKQKADSLVMERWTRRKVKKYQKYRNILGWYNYMNSFITITGKVTDKEGNPLANVKVRNNDSNNEVLTDSIGNYTIQARRWEAIQAENIEDCYLVVKEAKEQRHNFVQHPPIERRSDPRASTLSVFGSPCNKLFVLDGVPIEKKEEFLKKIRRKKIEEIIELDAQQASIYGSLGVYGVIIVNTKK; this is encoded by the coding sequence ATGACCCGACTTGCTATATTTATATTCTTTTTTACACTTTCGGCTATGGCACAAGATGCTAAAGACTCTATAGAAGATTCAAATGCTATATCCGAAATAGCAATTGCTTTTAGAGCCTGTCATTCTATTGTAAAAAATACACCTCCTCTTATTATGCTGGATGATGAAAGTGTTAGTGATAATAATAAATTCCTTGACGAATGGGAAAATAGAGCAGATGAGATTGAAACAATTTATATATTAAGGAATGATATCATAACAGCTTTATATGGATCACGTGCTATAAATGGCTTGATATATGTTATCACCAAAGCAGCTAAGCAAAAAGCTGATAGCCTTGTAATGGAACGTTGGACAAGAAGGAAGGTAAAGAAATATCAGAAATATAGGAATATTTTAGGGTGGTATAACTATATGAATTCTTTTATTACTATAACAGGGAAAGTTACTGATAAAGAAGGTAACCCACTGGCTAATGTTAAAGTGCGTAACAATGATAGTAATAACGAGGTTCTGACTGATAGCATAGGTAATTACACTATCCAAGCCCGTCGTTGGGAGGCGATACAAGCTGAAAATATAGAGGATTGTTACCTTGTTGTAAAAGAAGCAAAAGAGCAAAGGCATAACTTTGTGCAACACCCTCCTATTGAAAGAAGAAGCGACCCAAGAGCCTCTACACTTTCTGTATTTGGATCGCCTTGTAATAAATTGTTTGTTCTTGATGGAGTGCCTATAGAAAAAAAGGAAGAGTTTCTTAAAAAAATACGACGGAAGAAAATAGAGGAAATAATAGAGTTGGACGCACAACAAGCTTCGATATATGGCTCTCTTGGAGTCTATGGAGTAATCATTGTAAACACTAAAAAATAA
- a CDS encoding efflux transporter outer membrane subunit, with protein MNRIIYKSIAIAAIALSFTACVAPKRQEYMPEGISEKLYRVDNVLVDSLSSGAVSWRDIFTDPLLQEHINKALNKNLDVRVALQSVVSGQAYLKQSKAAFIPTLLVGANYTRSTSSLNAGSLATERTYNNLFDLTGSASWEADIWGKLSAQQQAAKATYLATLEAQKAVQSEVVATLATAYYQLLMLDEQKKVLEQTIEFRTKSLETTKQLKSAGSATEVAVKQIEALVYNAKAQLISIDNSIWAAESSISILLGEEPHAIERSTLAQQQFPTDFKQGYPVKLLENRPDVARAMFNLINAVKLTNVARANFFPTLTLSARGGLSSTELDTWFSAKSMFANLVAGLAQPILNKRQIRTQYEVQRASQETALLNFKKAILSAGKEVSDAMHQFANQDAFIELKTKEMKAYQEATDYSKQLFDSGMVNYLEVITAEVNRLNAELSVANAQFTRMQYGITLYKALGGGWR; from the coding sequence ATGAACAGAATTATTTATAAATCAATAGCAATAGCTGCTATAGCCCTTAGTTTTACGGCTTGTGTAGCGCCTAAAAGGCAAGAATATATGCCTGAGGGCATCAGTGAGAAATTATACCGAGTGGATAATGTATTGGTAGATAGCCTGAGCAGTGGAGCGGTATCGTGGCGTGATATTTTTACTGACCCACTTTTGCAAGAACATATAAACAAAGCGCTTAATAAAAATCTTGATGTGCGTGTGGCACTACAAAGTGTAGTATCGGGACAGGCTTATCTTAAACAAAGTAAGGCAGCCTTTATTCCTACTCTTTTGGTAGGGGCTAACTACACCCGTAGTACCTCATCTCTAAATGCAGGGAGCTTGGCTACTGAACGTACTTACAACAACTTGTTTGACCTTACAGGAAGTGCTTCGTGGGAAGCTGATATTTGGGGTAAGTTATCGGCGCAACAACAGGCCGCTAAAGCGACTTATTTAGCGACCTTGGAGGCACAAAAAGCAGTGCAATCGGAGGTGGTGGCTACCTTGGCAACTGCCTATTACCAGCTATTAATGTTGGACGAGCAGAAAAAAGTATTGGAGCAAACTATAGAATTCCGCACTAAGAGCTTAGAAACAACTAAGCAACTTAAAAGTGCGGGCTCGGCTACTGAAGTAGCTGTAAAGCAGATAGAAGCCTTAGTATATAATGCCAAAGCACAGCTTATTAGTATAGATAACAGTATATGGGCAGCTGAGAGTAGCATAAGTATACTATTGGGTGAAGAGCCTCACGCTATTGAGCGTAGTACCCTTGCGCAACAGCAATTTCCTACTGATTTTAAACAAGGATATCCTGTAAAACTGTTAGAGAATCGACCTGATGTAGCACGTGCTATGTTCAATCTGATAAATGCTGTTAAGCTTACTAATGTGGCTAGGGCTAACTTTTTCCCGACGCTTACCTTATCGGCGCGTGGTGGTTTAAGTAGTACAGAACTTGATACTTGGTTTTCGGCTAAATCAATGTTTGCTAACTTGGTAGCAGGATTGGCGCAACCGATATTGAATAAAAGGCAAATACGTACCCAATACGAGGTACAAAGAGCATCCCAAGAGACTGCCTTATTGAACTTTAAGAAGGCGATACTATCGGCAGGGAAAGAAGTATCGGATGCTATGCACCAGTTTGCAAATCAAGATGCTTTTATTGAGCTTAAAACCAAAGAAATGAAAGCTTACCAAGAAGCTACAGATTACTCTAAACAGCTTTTTGACAGTGGTATGGTAAACTATTTAGAGGTTATTACTGCTGAGGTAAATAGACTTAATGCCGAACTTAGTGTAGCTAACGCGCAGTTTACCCGTATGCAATACGGCATTACCTTATATAAAGCCCTTGGTGGTGGATGGAGGTAG
- a CDS encoding Ig-like domain-containing protein encodes MNRLTIFLFFFTLSAMAQITITGKVTDYQGKPLANITVNTDVITYTNEGHYAANYVTTDANGMYKIQAKQWDTLHFGGVMYCYVVFKDTPYQVYNHTMDSTYMSGICLEYEYAYGCGILFIRNDKIVKERDREAFKEELRSGQFYKYSVMDYQELSKHYGYRSQYGLVAYTEDYYNRHKKNKSKKK; translated from the coding sequence ATGAACAGACTTACTATATTTTTATTCTTTTTTACGCTCTCGGCTATGGCGCAAATCACTATAACAGGGAAGGTTACCGATTATCAAGGAAAGCCTCTTGCCAATATTACTGTAAATACAGACGTGATAACTTATACAAACGAAGGGCATTATGCCGCTAATTATGTAACAACGGATGCCAATGGTATGTATAAGATACAAGCAAAACAGTGGGATACACTTCACTTTGGAGGAGTGATGTATTGCTATGTGGTGTTTAAAGACACACCTTACCAAGTATATAACCATACTATGGATAGTACCTATATGAGTGGTATTTGTCTTGAATATGAATATGCTTATGGTTGTGGCATCCTTTTTATACGTAATGATAAGATAGTTAAAGAAAGAGATAGAGAAGCTTTCAAAGAAGAACTTAGGAGTGGACAGTTTTATAAGTATTCTGTAATGGACTATCAAGAGTTATCTAAACATTATGGCTATCGCAGTCAATATGGATTAGTAGCTTATACTGAAGATTACTATAATCGGCATAAAAAGAATAAGAGTAAAAAGAAATAA
- a CDS encoding Type 1 glutamine amidotransferase-like domain-containing protein → MKRLFLTSSFSSVTKLFEDFAGEPVKGKKLAFIPTASLVEKVRFYVDDDRKAFEKLGLIIEELEISAATTEEIATALERNDYIFISGGNTFYLMQELKKKGADKLLIEQINNGKLYIGTSAGSIIVSPTIEFVGDMDEMRKAPELTEYSGLHLVDFYFLPHYLNFPFKEVTQKIVNDYSPKIDLRPISNNQVITVLGNEIKTLEKPKRVAKK, encoded by the coding sequence ATGAAAAGATTATTTTTAACCTCATCGTTCAGTTCAGTAACAAAATTGTTTGAAGATTTTGCAGGTGAACCCGTAAAAGGGAAAAAATTGGCTTTTATCCCAACAGCAAGTTTGGTAGAAAAAGTGCGTTTTTATGTAGATGACGATAGAAAAGCCTTTGAAAAATTAGGTCTTATCATAGAAGAATTAGAGATTTCTGCCGCTACAACCGAAGAAATAGCGACAGCATTAGAGCGGAATGATTATATTTTCATTTCTGGAGGGAATACATTCTACCTAATGCAGGAATTGAAAAAGAAAGGAGCTGACAAGCTACTTATAGAACAAATTAATAACGGAAAGTTGTACATAGGTACTTCGGCAGGTTCTATTATCGTTTCTCCTACTATTGAATTTGTTGGGGATATGGATGAGATGAGGAAGGCTCCTGAACTCACAGAATATTCGGGTTTGCATTTGGTAGATTTTTATTTTTTGCCTCATTATTTGAACTTTCCTTTTAAGGAAGTTACTCAAAAAATAGTAAATGACTATTCACCAAAAATAGATTTGCGACCTATTTCTAACAATCAGGTAATTACGGTTTTAGGTAATGAAATTAAAACACTTGAAAAACCTAAGCGGGTAGCTAAGAAATAG
- a CDS encoding SMI1/KNR4 family protein gives MSNILLQQLENALPAGMQIPEELRQLYQWIEDNGYYSENEGIRYGYLYPQDKLRESWKEEEREGGTDIAFSVLKNIDREEVLENYYKKHKDEVRRRLLVFAQSGANGSECALWLDDEGHTQIVHIGSGPAPVCMWLDDEGNTQIASGSVMTCILVKNALDFLRLLAIGYDEICWGEDYSLPPNKLGINTFVHPNTQYQEWVQNTFHTTIPKIGLEVVTPHSMCDEPITDPFLKWFFEMTE, from the coding sequence ATGTCAAACATCTTATTGCAACAATTAGAAAACGCACTTCCCGCAGGAATGCAAATCCCTGAGGAACTCCGCCAACTCTATCAGTGGATAGAGGATAATGGATATTATTCAGAGAATGAAGGCATTCGTTATGGCTATCTCTACCCACAAGATAAGCTAAGAGAAAGCTGGAAAGAAGAGGAACGAGAAGGAGGGACTGACATTGCTTTTTCGGTATTAAAAAACATTGACCGTGAGGAAGTGTTGGAGAATTATTACAAAAAACATAAGGATGAAGTAAGACGCCGTTTGCTCGTCTTTGCACAGAGTGGTGCCAATGGTTCGGAATGTGCCTTGTGGCTAGATGACGAAGGGCATACCCAAATTGTGCATATAGGTTCGGGACCAGCACCTGTGTGTATGTGGTTGGATGATGAAGGTAATACCCAAATAGCTTCAGGTTCGGTGATGACTTGTATATTAGTAAAAAATGCTTTGGATTTCTTACGCCTTTTAGCCATTGGCTATGATGAGATTTGCTGGGGTGAGGATTATTCACTTCCCCCTAATAAACTTGGAATTAATACATTCGTTCACCCCAATACACAATACCAAGAGTGGGTACAAAATACCTTTCATACCACTATCCCTAAGATAGGTTTAGAGGTTGTAACCCCTCATAGTATGTGCGATGAACCTATTACAGACCCTTTTTTGAAGTGGTTTTTTGAAATGACAGAATAA
- a CDS encoding GNAT family N-acetyltransferase — translation MNTNQYNQPIGDALPNFSVGATPHITLLEGNYCLLEPLSVAKHLDDLSDFYLEANAVMPDWTYLSIAPAKNKEELHALLTKQEASADPYFLTIVDKQTRKAVGTLALMRIDPKNRVIEVGWVNYSPALQRTCMATEAQFLLAKYVFEVLQYRRYEWKCDSLNEPSRRAAERLGFVYEGTFRQAVVYKGRSRDTAWFAMIDKEWEANKRALEQWLSPENFDSQGKQQKSLKMLRELAEE, via the coding sequence ATGAACACAAACCAATACAATCAACCCATAGGGGATGCATTACCTAATTTTTCAGTAGGAGCAACCCCTCATATAACCCTCTTAGAGGGAAATTATTGTCTGTTGGAACCTCTTTCGGTAGCCAAACACTTAGACGATTTGAGTGATTTCTATTTGGAAGCCAATGCTGTGATGCCCGATTGGACTTATTTATCTATAGCTCCTGCAAAGAACAAAGAGGAGTTGCACGCTTTACTCACCAAGCAGGAAGCCTCTGCCGACCCTTATTTTCTGACGATTGTAGATAAGCAAACGCGAAAAGCAGTGGGTACGCTTGCCCTAATGCGTATAGACCCTAAAAACAGAGTGATAGAAGTGGGGTGGGTGAACTATTCGCCGGCTTTACAGCGTACGTGTATGGCTACAGAAGCACAGTTTTTGTTGGCAAAATATGTGTTTGAAGTCCTTCAATACAGGCGTTACGAATGGAAGTGTGACAGCCTTAATGAACCTTCGCGTCGTGCTGCAGAGCGCTTGGGCTTTGTATATGAGGGTACATTCAGGCAGGCAGTGGTTTACAAAGGGCGTTCGCGAGACACCGCTTGGTTTGCTATGATAGATAAGGAATGGGAAGCTAACAAACGCGCTCTTGAGCAATGGCTCTCCCCTGAGAATTTCGACTCGCAGGGTAAGCAACAGAAGTCTTTGAAGATGTTGAGAGAATTGGCAGAAGAATAG
- a CDS encoding DNA alkylation repair protein, translated as MTEEIKNRKGAQKAVDIPSEVLSLLNAGRIETVNLTEWLAVDHSQLVKSVFPTLGIDKNIIEELVCQINQQKKPSTMNTIKLIGALLYEKYANTDLYEPLFKQISTHLSDSVRCYACYLVALHTEIPLEDKLHKLKPLVADSHFGVREIIWMALRPEMSEHLDFSIAFLSHWAESEDENIRRFSTEALRPRGVWCAHIEALKEKPEVYLPILDKLKSDKAKYVQDSVGNWLNDASKTRPDFVTALCDRWERESPTKETKYIVKKALRTLASK; from the coding sequence ATGACCGAAGAAATCAAAAACAGAAAAGGAGCTCAAAAGGCAGTAGATATACCTTCCGAAGTGCTTTCGCTATTAAATGCGGGGCGTATAGAAACGGTAAACCTTACCGAATGGCTGGCTGTAGACCATTCACAGCTGGTAAAATCTGTTTTTCCTACTTTGGGGATTGATAAAAATATCATTGAAGAGTTGGTTTGCCAGATCAATCAGCAAAAGAAACCTTCTACAATGAATACAATTAAGCTCATAGGGGCATTGTTATACGAAAAATATGCAAATACTGACCTTTATGAGCCTTTGTTTAAGCAAATCAGCACGCACTTATCCGATTCTGTACGCTGTTATGCTTGTTATTTGGTGGCTTTGCATACCGAAATTCCTTTAGAAGATAAGCTACACAAACTAAAACCTTTGGTAGCCGATAGTCATTTTGGCGTTCGTGAGATTATTTGGATGGCATTACGCCCCGAAATGAGCGAGCATTTAGACTTTTCCATTGCTTTTCTTTCCCATTGGGCAGAAAGTGAAGATGAGAATATCCGCAGGTTTAGTACAGAAGCCTTGCGCCCGCGGGGTGTTTGGTGTGCTCATATAGAAGCCTTGAAAGAAAAACCAGAGGTGTATTTGCCTATATTAGATAAATTGAAGTCCGACAAGGCAAAGTATGTGCAAGATAGCGTAGGGAACTGGCTGAATGATGCCAGCAAAACCCGCCCTGATTTCGTAACAGCTCTTTGTGATCGTTGGGAACGCGAAAGCCCTACCAAAGAAACCAAATATATTGTAAAAAAGGCACTGAGAACCCTTGCCTCTAAATAG